From the genome of Symphalangus syndactylus isolate Jambi chromosome 5, NHGRI_mSymSyn1-v2.1_pri, whole genome shotgun sequence, one region includes:
- the LOC134736554 gene encoding putative GED domain-containing protein DNM1P46 has translation MCLKLTVKKSVLQLAGMSNSTCGGMRNVSVETRNINPRESKAEENGSDSFMHSIDSQLEQQMETTQNLVDSYMAIVNKTVWDLMTKEFILSELLSNLYLHGNQNTLREEMAEQHHW, from the exons ATGTGCCTCAAGCTAACTGTCAAGAAGAGTGTGCTTCAGTTGGCTGGAATGAGCAATTCAACTTGTGGAGGAATGAGAAATGTTAGTGTTGAGACAAGAAACATAAACCCCAGG GAGAGCAAGGCCGAGGAGAATGGCTCTGACAGCTTCATGCACTCCATAGACTCACAGCTGGAGCAGCAAATGGAAACCACGCAGAACCTGGTGGACTCCTACATGGCCATTGTCAACAAGACCGTGTGGGACCTCATG ACCAAGGAGTTCATATTATCAGAGTTGCTGTCCAACCTGTACTTGCATGGGAACCAGAACACACTGAGGGAGGAGATGGCAGAGCAG CATCATTGGTGA